From the Kallotenue papyrolyticum genome, the window TTTATCGGCCTGCTGGTCGGTGGCGCGCTGCCGTTTCTGTTCTCGGCGCTGACGATTCGCGCGGTGTCGCGCGCCGCTTCACAGATCGTCAACGAGGTGCGGCGCCAGTTGCGCATCCCCGGCGTGATGGAGCGCACCGTGCAGCCCGACTATGCCCGCGCCGTGGCGATCTCCACGACGGCCGCGCAGCGCGAACTGCTGTCGCTGGGCATCATCGCCGTGCTGTCGCCGATTGTGGTGGGCTTTCTGCTGGGCGTCGAGTCGCTGGGGGCGTTCCTGGCCGGCACGATCGTCGCCGGGCAGTTGCTGGCGGTGTTTATGGCCAACGCCGGCGGTGCCTGGGACAACGCCAAGAAGTACATCGAAGAGGGGAACTTCGGCGGCAAGCACACCGAGGCGCACAAGGCCGCGGTGGTGGGCGATACCGTCGGCGATCCGCTCAAGGACACCTCCGGGCCGGCGCTCAATCCGCTGCTCAAGGTGATCAACCTGGTAGGCCTGCTGGTCGCGCCGATCGTGGTGGCGGTCAACCGCAACCACGGCCCCAACCTGGTGGTGGTGCTGCTGATGCTGCTGCTGCTGGCGGCGATCACCTGGGCAGTGCTGCGCTCCAAGCAGCAGGCCGACGCACTGGCGCCGACTCCGGCCGAGACCGCTGCGCCGGTGGGCGAGCAGGTCTGAGCCGCGCTCCAGCGCACCCGACACGGGCGGGACGGTCATGTTCCCGCCCGTGTTGTCGTTTCCCGCTGTGATCCCCATTGACAGCCGCTTGGGGTGATTGTACAGTCACGGCAGGCGGCGTCTGATCGCGACCGCCTGGCAGGGGTGTTAAGCATGCCTCAGCCGAACGGCTGCCCCGCGGTGCTGATCGGCGGCAAGCGAGTCGTTCCGGCGCCGGCGCTTGGGCGGCGGACTGGCGTCGCTCAGCCGCGCTCCCGGCCATGGTATCATGCCGCGCAGCCAAACGATGCAAGGTGATGCGCGCATGCATGCAAGACTGATCGCAACCGGCGTGCTGGGCGTAGCGGCGCTGGGCTTGGCAGTCTACCGCGCCGCCCGGCGCAACGCAACGGCAGACGACCGTCAGGCGGCTACACGGCCGGCGCCTGAAGCGCGTGGTACAATGCCGCCGCAACAACCGGCCCACAACCAGGCGAAGGCTATGAGCACACCACTGACCACCGCTTCCCCCGACAGGCAGGCCACCCACCCGCGGCGCGTGCCGCGCTGGCTGCTGGTGGCGCCACCGCTGGCACTGCTGGGGCTGATCGGCGTGACGGCGCTGCTGCCGGGCGATTACCGCATCGCCTCGACGCTGGGCATCGTGCAGGGCCTGGGCGAGTTTCTGCCGATTTCGTCCTCGGCGCACCTGATCCTCACGCCCTGGCTCTTCGGCTGGAACCAGCGTCCGGCAGCCTTTTTCAACACGCTGACCTATGATGTCGCGCTGCACCTGGGCACGTTGCTGGCGCTGCTCGGCTTCTTCTGGCGCGACTGGATCAGCCTGCTGCGCGCCGCGCCCCGTCCGCGCACGCCGGATGGTCGCCTCTTCTGGCTGATCGCGTTGGCCTCGCTGCCGGGAGCGGCGATCGGTTTTGTGCTCGACAGCGTTGCCGAGGACTATT encodes:
- a CDS encoding undecaprenyl-diphosphate phosphatase — its product is MHARLIATGVLGVAALGLAVYRAARRNATADDRQAATRPAPEARGTMPPQQPAHNQAKAMSTPLTTASPDRQATHPRRVPRWLLVAPPLALLGLIGVTALLPGDYRIASTLGIVQGLGEFLPISSSAHLILTPWLFGWNQRPAAFFNTLTYDVALHLGTLLALLGFFWRDWISLLRAAPRPRTPDGRLFWLIALASLPGAAIGFVLDSVAEDYFRDQYLVIAAALAVMGVILYLADRLGARRVELEGIGWGRALLIGLAQSLAFVPGVSRSGSTMTMGRALGLTRETAARFSFLMSAPITAGALLWKLKDVEPAVMTAVPFWLGIGMSFAVGVLAIGFLLRYLRSNSFLPFVIYRLALAALVVIVYIARG